gcagcccggtatATTAAGCTTCCGTAATGTACGGGGTCCGGGGAAGGATCGGACTACAAGGGACTATTGTACGCATCATTATGTtgtatttctgcaagagactATTTCCACGACTCGAACTCGTGACCTTCTTGTCACAAACGTGTGAATTTTGTAAGCCAATTGCATTTTGTATTTGTGGCAAGCAGAAGCTTTGGTTTTGTAGTTTGTTACGAATGTTATTTTAGTTATATACCTTTTTCCAAAAGAGAGCACCAAAAAATAACATAAGAAACTTCCAATGTTTTGTGCGATAAAAATATGCCACATGGAGAGGAAAAAATTCGTAAAAGGTGATGGTTCAAAGTATGACAAACCGTTCAGATTATGGTGGTGACAGCAAGGAGGACTTTTCAGACGTTGCCAACCAGAAGAAGAAGCGCTGCTCTGAGAAGACAGCAATACGGTGGTGCTACTAAAGCACACCCTCCTCCGCGGAGTCACCTCTTAGGAGGGAGGTGACATGCAAGTATTACTCCTGCATAGACACCTAATAACCATTGCTGGCCCAACCCGAACCCGTGGAAAGGCTTTATTAATAGTGTCCCATCACCTTAATGCCCCCACTTGGGTTACAAGCTTGCGTTACCAAGCTCGGCGTTCTTTCCGTCTTGTTGGGCTCTTTATATAGTGGTCCTTTTGGTATTCTGTATACGGTGTGGGGAAGGGGATATTCTTTCCTTGCCAACTTAAAATGGAATAATTCTATTTCCTCACTAAAAACTCATCGTATGAGCATCTAAAGCAATAAATAGTAGAATAATACTAATAACTGCAGTATCTCAGGTAAAATATCCAGGATCTACGATAAAGAATTCTAGGAATTCCATTGGTTTAATTAGGGGTGTCAATGAATCTTTGAAAGCTGACTAAACTGTATCGAACTGATTATGCGGTTTCTTTTAATAAAAGTGTAGGTTCTAATAGAATACCAAATAATTAGGATAAGTTATTATTTTTGTAAATATATATCAAAAAAATATCAACCGTACAGATAAATTCATAtaataagtttaaaaataataaagcattaaattttTTCCTCGATCCTTGGGAATATTGAAACGGCTACAAGCCGACATGTAATTAATAACCGAAGTCCCAACTCCCAAACATATTCTGCTACTCATGTTAAAATTAAATTAGTTTCAACGTCTTAAATAGCCAAGGTATTCCAACGATCTTGAGTGGCAACTAACAACATATTAGATATTTTTCCTCTTGTATGATTTAGATTTCTCTTTTTAATCTTGtaatagactttattcttgagtccaaACTTGATTGTTTCTCGTGTGACTTGTCtttgcttaatttattttatgttGTTGTCAAATAGTGGGATGGATCTATATTTCATCACAGTTTAAAACATAATTTATCTAAGTCGTATGCAAGTCCACATATTATCGCGTTCTAACTTCTAGTAGCAACTCTTATATGacatttgaaataataattaaccAAAACATACCGATACCGAAGAAAAACCGAAACGATTGGGACAATTTCGAAAAGTCTGATTTGGTTATTCAAAACAGATTAACCAAAAaattgatgacataattttttaaaaatgacaAGCCAAATTGAACCATTGACAACCCTAGATTTAATGCAATCATCTATTAAGAGTATTACAACTAAGACATCACTCGAGGTCTCAAAATAAAACTTATCAATTGGACTAGACATTTCACCTCATGTACACTGCAGATTGCTCTGCTCTCTCTTGCAAAATGGTAGTATATAAAGGCatacttttcttttaattttttggttTTTCTATAATAATACATTAGTAATGTTGCTACCATCACCATCTCTTTTGCCAACTCTAAAAGGAACTCTTATTTCCAATCTGGAAGTACAAATTGGTCTAATAATTTTAATCGACAAAATGAATGCCTCTTCTAGCACAAAAACAccttacccccccccccttttcccAACCCACCTAGGCGAGACAATGAGTAATAGCTCACTCTAGTTCAGAAGGTATATTTAATAGCACTTCTTGGCTCCAACCATACTCAAAATATGCTGGTCCTCTCAATTAGGCAGGCGAATTAGCTGTCTGAATCTTTTCAGTGGCAGCAGCTGCTGCTGAAGCTGCATCACTGAAACCCAACTTCTGTAACTCGGAGAAGAAACCATCCATATCGGCTGCGCCTATCTTATATGGGCTATGAGCAGAGCTAGGAAAGGAACCATTTGTTACTTCTTCCTTGTACTGTAGAAGAGCTTTGTTGATAACATCTCCAACTTGCCCGAACTGCTTACAAAACTTAGGAGTAACCTGTAAAAGGTTTAGACATTAGTTCATGGAATATAGTTCAGACAAAAAGCACTAAGAGTAAGAAAAAGAAGATTGACTTCAGAGTAAACTTAATTGTACTAACCTTGGCATGGTGTGGGTGTTGCATCATCCCAAGTAGATCGTGATAAACTAGCACCTGCGTTTTAGGACATGCAATTAGATAACCTTAACTGTCAACTCCAAATTGTCGAAATGAATGTTCTACTGCGGGAGAGTGAAGACATTGACAAAGCATGCTAATATCATGACAGAGGAAATGTAGGTATGTCATCCTCCATGAGTGGCTTCTAAACTTCACGGCATGTAAAATCATGCATTGTGATGAGAAGAGATGAAACGAAGTAGCAATGTCATTCTACGTAAGGCATTCGTCACAGCAAGTCAGAAAAATATAGATAGCGCAGTGCAGTTACTTCCAATGATCCACCAAACATTTTATCCAACAGCAGCAGCTTATTATGTGGTATAAAGCCCCGCACTCTAAAAAACGAAAAAAGTTTTGCAAAGATGTTCCCACTGTGCAAACTTTTGTACTTTGATTGTCCCAAATTGTTATACTTTCCTAAAAAGAAAGTTTCagaagttcttcaatatttaatcGTTTAAAAGAGCGGTTTTCGAACTTACTTTTTGTACTTAAAAGATGTTCAAATTCTTCAAAGAAGTAAATTTATCTACACTCTTGGACTCATTTTCATATAaatatattaaaactttcaacTTTCACGTTAGTAATCATATCTTATCTAAATAATGGGACACTCAACCCCAAGAGTTAAATGTTTGGACTTCCAACTCTCAGTGAGTCATTAAAGTGTTAGTTTCAAGCATTCATGTTCTTTAAGAACTATATAGTACTGTTTGAACTTCATTTCTCTCTTTGGTTTTACATATAACAACAATTACTCCAGCctgttttccaaacttcaaattctctatttcaagtttgaagttgaagcgaTGGACCAGATGGTAAAACAAACACTTAATATCTATGGCAAACGGTCCAACTAGCATACACATTTGAACTATGGGTCTGTACACCATTTCCCTTTTAATTGGTGTGCATGTAGAAAGTGATAAAATTTTCACTCGAACAAAACTAGAATAAAGCATTTTATTACCACAACATAAGTGGAAAAAAAAAAGTAGAAAGTGTAAAAGAGTTGGAATAGAACATTTTATTAAAACAACATAAGAAGTGAAAAACTGTAGGACATCCAACCAACCTGACCACTGCAGAAAGGCCCAGCACCGATTCCAATAGTGGGGATCTGAAGAGCGGATGTTGCTGCTGCAGCCACAGGCGCAGGCACACATTCTAAAACAACAGAAAAACAACCTACTTCCTGCAATGCCATGGCAGTTTCCACAACCTGCGAAATACATAAAAACAAGTATAAATGCACGCCTTAAACATACGAGTGGTGTACCCAATCAGCTTTTAATAGGTATACCTTGACTGCGCTATCAACATTTCTGCCTTGAGGCCTAAATCCTCCAAGTACACTGATTGCCTGTGGTGTTAGTCCCACATGCCCAATTACAGCAATCCCGGCTTCAACAATAGCTTTAGCTGCTGTAATTCTTGATGGCGCCCCACCTTCCAACTTAATTGCGTCCATCCCTCCTTCCTTTAGAACTCTTACAGCTGTATCTACTGCCTGCTCACAATACAACATTACCGACCCATTCACATTCCGTTGAAACTTAACAATAAAAGACCACCCTCGCCCCAATATGGAGAGGCAACATTTAATTGATTGTTGTATGTGCAAGTAACAATCATCACAATGCAAATGCTGGTTCTACTAGCAGCGTCCCCAAAGGTTTGAAAATTGAAGATTAGCAATAGCTTCAAAAGTTCATTTTTGAATGTTGTGTTGACGTGTAGTTTCTTGACTTAGACAAATCATTCACTTACTAAATAGGAACAACTTACAATTTTATCTTTATGCATACAATCTGCTTTAGTTTTTAGCAATATATTCGAAAAAGCAACAGAAAATTGGTAATAACAGTTGTAACGAAGAATCAATCTTTCACGAAATATCAACATTACTTCAATTCAATTAGAAATAGTGAATAATCAAACTAGGAAAATTTTGGATTCAAAGGTTAGCAATTTCACTTCCTCAAGAAGCAGTTGAATCAAAAATCTCTGTACAACAATAACTAAATTACATTAAGAATAATTAGCATAACATCTCATGACATAAGAAAAATGAATGAACCACAATGCAAAAGAGAAATGTAAAGCAAAATAGAAATGAATCAAAATGGCAGTTCTCGTTAAAAAATTGAGCTACAAAAAGCCACTCGACAAACATTAGAATCAGAAGTGCCAAAGAACTGTTTCTGGCTTCCCATTCATCCATTGAATATCCCTCGAACAAATAGCAACTAGATCATCACAGACATAAGAAAGCAATTGAACCAACGGAACTATATCGCAAATCTAAAAGGCATAAAATCAATAGAAACATCAATTCTGGAATAATTTTGAGCTAGAAAGATCACTCATGAGCACCAAAAGAACCGAAATTCATTCTCCACTGTCTTTATTCTTTATCCAATTTCTTACGACTCCCCATAAGTAACATCATAACATCACATGACTCGAGAAAAAGCATTTTATTATAACACGAATAACAAAGGCATGATAGAAGTCAAACCAAACTTTCAATTCTTGGACAAAATTGAGCAACAAAGGATCAACTGATCAGAACCAGACTCCTAAGGACCAACGGAACTCTCTTCTCTCCtcattttctctatttttttatccAAAATATCTCACCACCCCAAATAAGTAACAACGTAACATCATACGACACAAGAAAAAGCATTATGCTATAACGCAAATGACAAAGGCATGATAAACCTCAATCAAAACTTCAACTCTTTATctatccaaaaagaaaaaaaagaacttcaattcttcaACAAAATTGAGTAATAAAAAGGAACTCTCGTTTCTCCtccttttctttattctttatcaAATATGTCACCATTCCAAACAAACAACCATAACTTAACACCCAGAATGCATAAAACTCAGTCACAGTGACAATGCTCATACAAAATTGAGCAACAAATGATTACCTGTTGGATTTAACTAATAAACCTGTCAGTGCAAATTTCTATACTGTACCAAATCAGACTTGCtaagaataattcaatttaacCTGCTGGTGTAAAAAGAGTtgcacaaaattttaaaaaattacctGTTTAGTACTAGACTCATAAGTACCAAAAGGTAAATCACCAACAAGAAGAGGCCTTTTAGCACCTCTAGCAACAGCTCTACAGTGAACAAGCATCTCATCAAGTGTAATAGGCAAAGTGGTGTCATGCCCATGAACTACCATAGATGCTGAGTCACCCACAAGACATATATCAATTCCAGCCATATCTATATGAACACCTGATGGGTAATCATAACCCGTCACCATTGTTATAGGCTCCCCCTTCTTATGTTTTTGTCTTAGATTCGTTAGTGTCACTCTTTGATTTGGGTTTTGGGGTTTCGGCCCACCATATACAGTGTTTTCTGGAACGTTACTCATGTACCTCAATTTTCTGTAATGGGTTTGCACATTTTTCCTCACTGAAGAAGAAATAGTTCTTGAA
The Nicotiana sylvestris chromosome 11, ASM39365v2, whole genome shotgun sequence DNA segment above includes these coding regions:
- the LOC104232962 gene encoding 3-methyl-2-oxobutanoate hydroxymethyltransferase 1, mitochondrial-like, which codes for MVFFPSISRTISSSVRKNVQTHYRKLRYMSNVPENTVYGGPKPQNPNQRVTLTNLRQKHKKGEPITMVTGYDYPSGVHIDMAGIDICLVGDSASMVVHGHDTTLPITLDEMLVHCRAVARGAKRPLLVGDLPFGTYESSTKQAVDTAVRVLKEGGMDAIKLEGGAPSRITAAKAIVEAGIAVIGHVGLTPQAISVLGGFRPQGRNVDSAVKVVETAMALQEVGCFSVVLECVPAPVAAAATSALQIPTIGIGAGPFCSGQVLVYHDLLGMMQHPHHAKVTPKFCKQFGQVGDVINKALLQYKEEVTNGSFPSSAHSPYKIGAADMDGFFSELQKLGFSDAASAAAAATEKIQTANSPA